From Rhodococcus sp. B7740:
GTTATGTAGCAAGCAGACGGGGCTGGTTGCAGAAGGCAATCCCAGAACCGTTGTTATACAGGGCTTTGCGGCAATCTCTTCAATCATCCTTCGACTGAGGTGGCATCAATCTACTTTGGTTGTGATCCTGATCAATAAAGTTGTTCTGAATCTTATGCTCCGCACCTCCGATGGCCTTCGGATTCGGGGCCGGTGTCGGCTTTCAGGCAAAACCCCGTTCCCCGACTCTTACGGGTGACGGAGTGTCGGACTGAGCGAAGGTCGACCCTTACTTGTGTGCCAGTGACGGCGCTCATCGAAATTCCCCACTAGCGCTCATCGAAATTCCCCACCCGTGTGGCACCGCCAACGAGGGCGGGTCTCCAACGAAGCTGATGGTCTCTGACCACGCACCAGCTATCCGAAGGAGACCCGCTCCTCATGCTTACACAGGAGGAAGATGTGGAAATCAACGCCTTGCACAAACGAGGCTGGAAGATCGCGGACATCGCGCGTCACACCGGCCGCGACCGCAAGACCATCAGGTCGTACCTGAACGGCACCACCACTCCCGGGGTGCGTAAACGCAGCGCACCGGACCCATTCGAGGTGTTCCTCGCCTACGTCACTGCACGTCTGATCGACGACCCACACCTGTGGGTCCGCACGCTCTGCGACGAACTCGAGGACCTCGGCTATCTGATGTCGTATCAAACGCTGCACCGCAAGATCCGCGAACTCAAACTCCGGCCGATCTGCCAAGCGTGCCTGACGGCCACCGAAAGACCCAACGCGGTCATCGAACACCCGCCAGGGGAAGAGACACAATGGGATTGGGTCGATCTACCCAACCCACCCGCCTCGTGGGGCTGGGGATCGATGGCCCACCTGTTCGTCGGAACTCTGGCGTGTTCGGGCAAATGGCGCGGCGTCCTCGCACCGAACATGACCCAACCACATGTCGTCGACGGACTCGACCGGATCTGCCGAGGCCTCGGCGGGATCAGCCGAGTCTGGCGGTTCGACCGAATGGCCACAGTCTGCCACCCCGAGTCCGGCCGGGTCACCGCCAGCTTCACCGGCGTCGCGAAACATTACGGTGTCTCCGTTGCGATCTGCCCACCGAGGCGCGGCAACCGCAAAGGTGCAGTGGAGAAGTCCAATCACACTGCAGCGCAGCGGTGGTGGCGAAATCTCTCCGACGATCTGAGCGTCGAGCAAGCCCAAGCGAGCCTCGATCGGTTCTGCAGTCTGCGCGGCGATACTCGCTTGCGGCCGACGAAGGACGGCAAAACTTCGGTAGCGACGATCGCCACCGCCGAAGGACTGCATCCGATGCCGCCGTCCGCGTATCCCGCGATCCTGTCCACTCATCGAGTCGTATCCCGGCAGGCGTTGGTGTCCTACCGCGGCAACCGCTACTCAGTGCCGCCCGAGCTCGCGTCCGCGCAGGTCACCGTCACCCACGTTCTCGGGACCGACGTCATCGACATCGTCACCACCTCGGGTATCGCCATCGCCCGGCACCGGCTGGCGGCCGATGGGACCGGGGCGATGGTCCGCGATCACGGCCACATCTACGCCCTCGAGCAAGCAGCGATGGCCGGCGCGAACACCGGACGTCCGCACCGCCGCAAGGAACGTATTCCGCCCGGACCGGACGCACTCGCCGCTGCAGAGAAGCTCCGAACAACAACCAGTGCAACATATCCCGACGCAGCGGACAGATCGGAAAACGACAGTCACGCAACCGAATCCGATACCGCAGGAGCGATTATCTACGACCTGTCGATCTATGAACGCGCCGCACACGGAAGGAACACCCTGTCATGACCGACCAGAAAGCTGCCACGAACGCCGACCGGTTACCGGCCCCGAACACCGCCGCTGCAGCCAGCCTTTACCAACGCCTGCGGGGGCATCTCGCTGTCCTGAAACTTCACGACGCCGCCGAAGCGCTGCCGTCGGTCCTCGATCAAGCAGCCGCCGAAGAACTGTCGATGACCGCGGCGTTGGACCGGTTGCTCTCGATCGAGGTCGAGGCCACCGAAGCCCGCCGACTGAACGGCAGACTCCGATTCGCGTGCCTGCCGACACCGGCATCGCTCGAGGACTTCGACTACGACGCAGCCGCTGGTGTCGACAGGAAGTTGATCGAGGAGTTGGCGACCTGCCGATACTTGGAGACAGCGACGAATGTGCTGCTCATCGGCCCGCCCGGGGTCGGCAAAACGCATCTGTCGGTCGGGCTGGCGCGTGCCGCAGCTCATGCCGGCTATCGAACGTATTTCACCACCGCAGCTGATCTCGCTGCCCGCTGTCATCGAGCCGCTCTCGAAGGAAGGTGGGCTACGACGATGCGGTTCTACGCTGGACCGACACTTCTCGTCGTTGATGAACTCGGCTACCTACCGTTGCCCGGCGAGGCAGCGTCGGCGTTGTTTCAGGTTGTCTCGCAACGGTATATGAAGACGTCGATCGTGATGACCACCAACCGTGGCGTGGGATCGTGGGGTGAAGTGCTCGGTGACAACACCGTCGCAGCAGCCATGCTCGACCGGCTTCTGCATCGATCCGTCGTGCTCAACCTCGACGGTGATTCCTACCGTCTCCGAGACCACAACGCCAGATCGGAGAAGCTCCGCAAAGCCACCACAGGAACCCGCCAACCACTACAGTGAAGTTCGCTCACGAGTGGGGAATTTCGGTGAGCGCGGTTGGGGAATTTCGCTGAGCCTCGTCACCAGAGCAACGAACTTGTTTCACGGTGTGGCTCACGCCAGCGGCCGGTCTTCTCGTAGTCCCTGTTGGCTGGCTCTTCTCGGACCTAGGCCGTCAGCGACACAAACGGGAGGTGGCCAGCCTAGTTATCTACGTTATGCCTGTCGCAGTGGTCGGCGTGTACCCGTTCGAGGATCCAAGAACGTACAGATAGAGATCACTCGGTAACGGGACCCGTGCGTTGTTCGCGTTCTCGGGGAGCTCAACTATCCTGTGGTGCAGCCTCTTTGACCCATTGCTCAAGTGCGACAATTGCGTCACGCAGGGCGAGACCTCTTTCGGTCAGCGCGTACGCCCGAGTGTTGTGCCGGAGGGGGAGACGAGTCAACACGCCTGCCGCTTCGAGTTCGCGTAGCCGGGTCGCGAGCATGTTCGTCGGAACGCCCAGTTCGCGCTGCAGATCTCCGTAGCGTTGCGGCCCATCGAGTAGCCGTTCCACGATGAGCAGCGCCCAACGAGCGCCGACTACGTCGAGGGCGTAGGCCAGGTCACTCATTCGGCCGAATCGGTATCCGGCTTCATCCAGAACGGCGAGTAGTGGTAGCCGTCCGGGTCGTCGAACTGGCGTTGGTACATGAAGGCGTAGTCATCGGTGTCTCCGATTCGTCCACCGGCAGCGCCGGCGCGCTCGGTCAACTCGTCGACTGCCTCTCGGCTACCGAGGTCGAACGAGACCGTGACCTTCGACGGGGTGTCGGGTCCGCCGATCAGCTCCTCGGTGCCGCCCACGCTCGCGTACATCTCGCGACTGCCGAGCATGACGTACTGCCCCGGTGTGATGGCGAAGCACGACACGTTGTGATCGGACATCTCGGTGTTCAGGGTCCAACCGAGCGCAGTGTAGAAGGCGGTCGCGCGTTCCACGCTCTCGACGGGGCAGGTGATGAACAGGCTCATGTCCCCGATGCTTGCAAAATGCAAGTGCGGCGTCAAGGCCCTAACACCCAGTTTTCGGCTGTGCGCGTGGAACGGCCTAGCCGAGAGCGCCATCGTTTTGCCGTTGGAGCGCTGTGGCTGCACGCTCGACCCGAACTGTGAACGGGCCGCTCGAATACTCGACACGTATGGAGTGTGCGTTTCAATCGGCTCGCTCGACGCCACTGCGTGTGAGGACCAGTCCGGTCCCCACGACGCCGATGATGGTGATCGCCAGCGCAATCGATGACCAGCCCTCGCTGTGCCAGTACACATCTTCGAGCGTGATGAGCAATGCTGCTTCGTCGACGATCAGCGCCAGGGCCACCCCGAGTACCGCTCCCATCCACGACCGTGTCCGTGGCGAACGGTCCACGAGACCGAAGACGGCGACGGCTGCCAGCAACAGAATCCCCCACAGGTAGTGGTGCAGGTGCACTCCGCCGGCGCTGATGTCGCCGACATCGCTGGTGTCGATATGTATAAGCCAGGTGACGAGCCGGGCACCGCCGAAGGTGACGGTGAATGCCAACCACGCCAGCACGATTCCGCGGCGCGCCGGGTCGATCTGTCTCCAGCGGTAGGGAAATCCGAAGCGGGCGTGCTGGGTTGTCTCGGAGTCGTCGTCAACAGGTTCGTTCGGCATCACGGTCATTGTTCCGCATCGGCGCTACCGGTCCGGTACGCGCGTTCGTGCGTCTACAGACGGTCCGCACTCGGAGTTCCACAGCGACCGGTTGCGCCGGAGGCGACCGCTCGAAGACGTGTCGTGGCAGCGCGATCGCCTCGCGCGGTATCGTCGGTTCGGTGTCGAGTCGCCGGCACTCGTATCGACCTATCCGTCTGACTTCGGATCGGTTTTGACGAAGGCCAAGGCGACCTCGCGTGGCCGGGGAGGATTTTGCATGGCAGCACATCGCGACACCGAGACCGCGCATTCACCGTCCACCTCGTTCTCGGAATCGATAGGACTGGTCGTCACCATGCAGTTCGCACCCATCCGACGACTCGACGACAACGCCCTTGCCGGAGCCGAACTCCAACTACGAGGCCCTGCCGGTTCTGCACTGGACTCCGCTGACGCGCTGCGCCGCGCCGCACACCTGATGCAACAGCGACCCCAATTCGATCTGCACAAGACCACACTTGCGAACACCGCACCTGCACGTACCCTCGCCGAACACCTGCCCCTGATCCTCACCGTCGATGCGCAATCACGCCGCGCCCTCGACGACAGCGACCGCGAACGCACATCTACGGTGCTCGAACGCGTCGTCGTCACCGTCGACGCCTCAGCCGTCCTCGCCGACCCCCACCAGGCCATGGCCGTAATAGCATCCGCGCGGACCGGCGGAAAGCTGATCGCACTCGACGGCGTCGGAGACCACCCCCACGCGACGACCCTTCTGCCGTTGATCGAGCCCGACATCGTCATCACCGCAGCGGACCTGCTCACCGAAACCGGACACGACGTCGGAACCACCACCCATGCCCTCGCCGCCTACGCCGAGCGCTCCCACGCGGTGATCGTCGCCGAAGGCGTTGACACCGAAGCCACCCGCCTGGCCGCGATCACCATCGGAGCCACGTACGGAACGGGGCAGCTGTTCCCGGCAGTCGACGACCCCGCCGAGCTCCTCGACGAGCCGGTTGTTCCTATGCCCGCCGACCCGGTCTGGACCACACCGACCACCGACTCGAGCACCCCCTACGCCATTGCCTCGGCACACGCCACCGCCCGGCGCGGAACGAAAAAGCTGTTGATTCAGATGAGCAAATCCCTCGAAGCGCACGCCGCAGCGTCCGGATCATCGATGATCGCACTCGGCACTTTTCAACGCGCACAACACTTCACACCCACCACCTCCGCTCGATGGCATCATCTCGCAGAAACCATCGGTTTCGCCGGGGTCTACGGCGTGGGCCTACCCGCCCTCGTCGACGGCAACGTTCGACATGCCCCACTCGACCCCGGCGACCCACTCGTCCAGGAATGGACCGTCATCACCCTCGGTCCACACCACGCGGCACTTCTGTCCGCACGTGACCGCCACGACAACGGCCCTGACCTCGACCGCACTTTCGACTTCGTGCAGACCTTCGACCGCGTCACCGTCACCCAAGCCGCCCGAGCGATTCTGCGGCGCTACCCGCACTGAACGACACGCATTCGCCGGCACGCGGGGCCCCATGCACGCCCGCCGGACAGCATCCTCGGTTCCAGCGAACAATGCGCACCTATGCAGATTTCAGGAACGCAGCTGCGGAGAGCACACCGCTGATCACCGCGGACATCATGACCTGGATATGTGACTATCCACAGTGACCGCAGACTTTCTGTCGGATTCGCCCAGTGATATGTCACAGAGTGACGACAAATAACAGGTCTGCAGTACGTTTTAGGCTATTTCGCTGGTCCGTAGGGTTGTTTTCTGGACACAATAGGTTTGACGATTGTTCAGGAATCAACCATGCCCTCGATTTCGCCCCAGAAGGGCGTCGAGGGATCAGCCAGGAGTGCGCCCATGACTACCCCTCTCCTCCCCGACGTGCCCTCGGCACGCACCATCGAATACGTAGACCGTCCCCGCTCGGTTTGCAGTGTGCCGACAGACAGGACGAGCCTCGTCCGGGGGCGAGGGCTGGACTCCGTTCACCGGTCGACGCCTTGCGCGGACGGAGCCCTGACATTGACAGCCGCGACGCCGTCGGGCTCCCCGGAACTGTGGTCCCGCTACGTCGAAGGAGCGTGGGAGTCGTATTCACGCCACGGTGTCACCGCGGCTCTCGACCTGGAAGAAGTGGCTTCCGGCGCAACGACAGCACTGTTCTACGTGGTGTGCGATGAGGCAGGAGAGATGCTCGGCGGCGTTCGAGCCCAGGGGCCGTACGCGATGGTAGAGCAATCCCATGTCCTCACCGAGTGGAAGGACTCGCCCGGACTGGCACCGGTTACCGACCTGCTTCGGTCTCGACTTCCCCACGGAATCGTGGAAATGAAAAGCGCGTGGGTCGATGCGGGGGCCGCAGGGCGGACGGTGTCGAATGTCCTGGCTCGAACAGCGTTGCCGACGCTCGAATTGACCGGCAGCCGGTACCTGTTCGCCAGCGCGGCCGATCACGTCCTGCGATTGTGGGAGAGTTCCGGTGGGCGGATCGACCACGGCATCCCCGCTGCCGCGTATCCGAGCGAGCAGTACCGGACCGTCATGATGTGGTGGGACCGAACTACTCTCGCACAGGCCGCGCAGCCCGAGGTGTGGCGCTCGATGGTCGACGAGGTCCGCGCACTGTGTGGGGACGATCGGCACGTCCTGTTCGTGGCATAGCGGCTCGCTACATCACTGGCGTCGACCATTTTCGTGTTGCCGACCCTGTACGGTGCCCTGCCAGCTGATCGTCAAGGTCCCCGCGTGGCAGGCGCGGTCTCGGCCGTCGGTCTTGGCTCGGTAGAGCGCGGCATCAGCGGCGCGGACGACTGCATCGAGTACTTGATCGAGACCGCCCGATTCGGTCGAAGCGAAGCTCGTCGCGGGTGACGCACCGTCATCGGACGCGGCCGGTCGCACGTCTACAGTCACCGTTCCGATACTCACGGTCACCGTGCAGTCGGACCGGACTCGGTCGAGTATCCGCCGCGTGAGCTCGTGATCCTCTCGGTGTGTGGCGAGGATCAGGAACTCTTCGCCGCCGGTCCGGGCGACCACCGCATCCGATGCGCCGACCACCGCGTGCACCGCATTCGCCAGGGTGGCGGCAACCGCGGCGAGCGTTCGGTCGCCGGCTGTGTGACCGGCCGTGTCGTTGACGGCCTTGAAGTAGTCGACGTCGACTACGAGCGCAGACAACGGTTTCCCTCGCTCGCAGGCCTCGTGCACCAGGATCCCGGCGTTCGACAGCAGTCCGCGTCGATTGACCAGACCGGTCAGCGGATCCGTGTCGGCCAGTTGTTGCAGTTTCCGGTTGACCACCGACAGTGTTCGGCGCAGGCCACCGATGAGCGCGACCGGCACCAGCACCGTGGTCACGGCGGCACCGATTGCGACCGCAGTCACTGCCCACCCGGAAGACCCCACACTGATCACCGACAGTGCCGTGGCCATCACCACCGAGACCGCGGACAGGCCGGCAGTCACACGTGGTGGTGAGCTCGATGCGGCGATGGCCGGAACGATGGCCAACATCGAGGTGACCGCACGCGTTCCTGCCGGATCCGCGATCAGGTAGGCACTGATCGCGACTCCGGTCATACCCCCGAAACCCAGGACCGCGAATTGGCGTTCGCTCAACCGCCCCACCTTGGCGGCGAAAAGCACGGTGACTGCGGTGAACGTCAGCACGGCGATGAGAACCGGAAGTGCGTTCGGCCGTAGGAATGTCGGTGACAGCAGCGCAATGGCCAACAGTGGCACCGCACCGGTGGCGCTCGCGATGACTGCGGCCGTGCGGGTGTCGAGCCGTGATCGCCAGAAGTTCGTGCGCCGACGAGGCGACTGGTCGATCACGTTCATCGGATGATTCCTCGGATCAGGGTTGGGCGAACCCCACAAACAGTATCTGTCGGAGCTCCTCGCCGGTGGTGCGCCCGCTCACACGTTTGCAGGACCGGCGGCAGGGTCGAGGCCGGTGCGTACCAACCCATCCAGGTCGATCCGCCGCCGACCTGAAGGGAGTGGTTCGCCTCGGCCGAATGCCCTCACGGCAGCGGTTACAGCGGCACCCCCGAGTGCGACGTCTCCGCCGAGCTGGGGCCACGTCGAAAGCGTGCGCCCGATCTCCGGCACCGACGCAATCATTCGAGGGGTCAGCTTGCTCGGTTCGAGCAACGTCGCTGCAATTGTGCTCTTCTGCTCGATGGTCATGTCGGCCAGATCCGCGGTGTCCATTTCGCCGAGCAGTCCGTGAAACACCGGTCGGTCGGGTTCGAGATCGAAGCGTTCGATATCGAGGACGCCTCCGTCGCTGGTCTCCATCACCACAGGAATACCTCGGGCGCGGGCGTGGTGGCGGACCAGCAATTTGGTGTCGATCGAGTCGCATTCCTCGACGACGAGATCGAGTCCGTCGAGAAAGCCACCGAGCGTCTCGGCCGTCACACCGTTCGCGAAGACCTGCACATTCAGATAGGGGTCGAGCTCGGAAATTCGTCGGGCTGCCACGACCGCTTTGTTCACGCCCAGATCGAGCACCGAAGTCGGGACGCGGTTGAGATTCGACAGATCGAGCTCGTCGAAGTCGGCCAGACGCAACTCCCCGCACAATCCCTCCAGTGCGAGGGTATGCGCGACGGCATGACCGACGCTCAGCCCGACGATTCCCACCCGCAGACCTCTGAACCGAGCTTGCTCTTCGGTGGTGATCTTGTTTCTGTTGCGGTCCAGTCGCAGCCGATCGAAGCCGCGTGGACCGAGGACCCGCACCAGTGAGCGCCGCCATGGGTAGTACACCCACCGTGGCTCTTCCGCGAGGTCGCCGGCGATCGCGGGAAGCAGCCCACGAAGCGAGGCCAACTGGTCGGGTGTCGTGTCGACGACGCCGATGGCGGGATCGTCGATCAGACCACGGACGATCGAGTCGTGTTCGTGCTCGGACGGATCGAACACTCTGTGCTCTGACATTGCTGAGTCTCCGCATCTTTCGGATGATTGTCGCCGACGGGCGGCACCGATCACGTCCCACAGCCGGACGCGACACCAGGCTGGTTCACGTTACTGAACAACGGGCGGCAATCATTGCCAGGCTGCGGATCGCTTGATAAGAACTAAGCAGACGCCGTCCATCCGCTGTGGTGAAGCCCGCGTACGGACAACGCGCCCGCGTGCCGCGGCACAGGGAACGAAAGTCTCTGTGTACGTGCAGCGGTGGGACCGAGAACGTGGGGTGAGAATTGGGCGTCGACAGGGGCTTCGACGAGCGTTTCAGCTCACTGACCTCGATCTTTCAGCCGATCGTCGACTCGAGGACCGGGTTGGTCGTCGCGCACGAGGCACTCACCCGGTGGCCGGCGTTTCCGGACACCTCGCCGGAACAAATCTTCGACATCGCTCGCACCATGGGAATGGTCGACGAGCTGGACCGCAGGTGCATCGAGTCGGCAGTCACCACAGCGGCACAGTCCACCCCTGCAGACCACGCGCCGCGTACGTTGTTCGTCAACATCGAAGCCGAAGCGATGTCCTCCGAGAACTCGTCGGCCTCGGTCCGCCGCCTCAGCCAGTTGCTCCGCGCAGGCGGCTCCCAGGTTCGGCCGGTTGCGGAATTCCCCGAACGCTCCCTGCTCACCGACCCTGCACGCCTGCTCAGATCGGCGGACCGACTCCGACGTGACGGAGTCACCATCGCTCTCGACGACGTCGGTGCCGACCCCGACTCTCTGGTACTGCTGCCCCTTCTGGCACCGGAAGTGATCAAACTCGACAGATCGTTGCTCGACGACGACCTCCCCGGCGACAAGCTCGCCACCTTGCTCGCCGTGCTCGCATACTCGAGCCGGTTCGAGGTGACACTCATCGCCGAAGGAATCGAAACCGAGAGACAGAAGGACAAAGCCTTGGCGTGGGGTGCCGACTACGGGCAAGGGTTTCATCTCGGCCGTCCCGGCCCCCTCGATGCATCCCCGACCTCCTCCTTTCCTGTGCAGCCACGCCCTCCTATGACGAGACCGTTGACGGACATTCTCGACGACCGCGCCACCGACACGACGTCGATCTCGCTCCTCACGTCCATCTCCGACCATTTGCTCGACTTCGGGATGACGACCACCGAGACTCTGACGATCGTCGTCGCGTTCCGCGAACCGGAATTGTGCAGCGCAGACATGGCGCGCAAACTGCAGCATCTGGCTCGCCGACACCCGTACGTCAAAGCGCTCGACGCACCGCGCGCACTGTTCACTGCCACCGATGGGGTGCGCCACGCCGACCTGGTTCAACCCTCGGAAAGAATCGGTGCCATCGCCGTCATCGGCCAACGGTTCTACTGCGCCCTGGTCGCCGCCCCGCTCGACCCCGATGCTCCAGCGTCGCCGTCGAACGAGTGGAGGTATTTCTTCAGCACCGATCCGGCCCAGGTCTGCGACTCTGCGCACACACTGATCGTGCACAGTTCGAGCCCCACCCGACCCGGGCCCGACCTGACATCGGGTCGACCATGACGAAACCTGTTCCGGCAGCGGTCAACTGTGCGCGTGCAGCGGACGTCCCGACAACGCCATCATTGCTTCACCCAGCGCTTCGTTTTGCGTGGGATGGGCGTGCACGAAACTTCCGACCTCCGCTGGCAGTGCTTCCCACGCAACCGCGAGCTGAGCCTCGCCGATCAGTTCGCCCACGCGGTCACCGACGAGGTGAACACCGACAACCGGGCCGTCGTCACGGGCTCGAATCACTTTGACTCCGCCGGCGGTGGACAGGACGCGGCTCTTGCCGTTGCCGCCGAGGTCGTAAACAACGGAGGTCACTGTGCCGTACTTCTGCTCCGCGGCCTTTTCGGTGAGTCCCACCGACGCGACCTCCGGATGTGAATAGGTCACGCGCGGAATGAGATCGCCGTCGATGCGTGCCGGTGCGAGCCCGGCGATGTGCTCGGCGACGAACATGCCGTGCTGAAAACCGCGGTGCGCCAACTGATACCCCGCCACGATGTCGCCGACGGCATAGACGCCGTCCACGGTGGTGAGCAGACTGTCGTCGACAGTGACGAAGCCGCGTTCGGTGGCGATGCCCTGTTCGGCCAGACCCAGGCCGTCGGTGCGAGGTCCGCGTCCGACGGACACCAGTACGAGATCGGCGTCGAGGGTGTCCCCGGACGACAATGACACAGAGACTGCGTCGGGAGATTCGGTGACGGACTCGACCTTGGTCCCGGTACGAATGTCGTTGCCGCGCTTGCGTAATGCCTTGGTCGACTGCTTCGAGGACCATTCGTCTTCGCCCGGCACGATGCGATCGAGCGCCTCGACAACGGTGACCTTCGCACCGAACGATGCCCAGATACTGGCGAACTCGATACCGATCACACCGCCGCCGAGCACGACGACCGACTCCGGAACCCGATCGAGTGCCATCGCCCCGTCGCTGGTGAGCACGCGAGGTCCCAGTTCGATACCGGGGATGGTGCGTGAATACGACCCGGTGGCGAGAACCAGCGAGGCCCCGGTGATGCGTCGACCCTCCACCTCGACGGTGCGAGGACCGACCACCTGGCCACTACCGGACACGATTTCGATGCCCGGACGCTTCAGCAATCCCTGCAGACCTGCGTACAGGCCGGCGACCACGCTGCGCTGATAGCCCAGTGCCGCGGGCATGTCCACACCAGTGAACGATGCGGTGACGCCGACATGCGCCGAGCCGCGCACCGCGTCGGCAACCTCGGCGGTGTGCAACAGGGCCTTGGTGGGGATGCATCCGCGATGCAGACAGGTGCCACCGAGCTTGTCTTCCTCGACGAGCGCGACCGTCAGGCCGAGTTGTTCGGCACGCAGGGCGCACGAATAGCCGCCCGACCCTCCACCAAGAATGAGAACGTCCACGTCGCTCATCGGACTGATCCCAATGCCACGACGGGGTTCTCGACAAAATCGGCAACGGTGCGCAGGAACCCGCCAGCCACTCCGCCGTCGCACACGCGGTGATCGAACGCCAACGACAGCTGCGTGACTTTGCGCACGGCCAATTGGCCGTCGACCACCCACGGACGGTCGATGATGCGGCCGATGCCCAGGATCGCGGCCTCGGGGTGGTTGATGATCGCGGCCGAGCCGTCGACCCCGAACACTCCGTAGTTGTTGAGGGTGAACGTTCCGCCGCTCAGCCGGGCTGCGGGCAGTGAGCCGGTCCGTGCGAGTTCGGTCAGCTCGGCCAGCCGTTCGGACAGTTCCTTCAGATCGGCCTTGTCGGCCTGGGGCACAACGGGAACCATCAGTCCACGGTCGGTCTGCGCGGCGATGCCGAGTCCGACATTCTCGTAACGCAGGATCTCGCCTGCAGCGGTGTCGACCGTGCTGTTGAGCTCCGGGAACTTCGCCAGCGCGATCATGGTGAGTTTGGCGAGGACCGCCAACAGTGTCACCTTGACGCCGTCGATGGAGGCATCGAGGTCGCGTCGGGCCTGCAATAGAGCCGTCGCATCGACGTCGACCCACACCGTGGCCTCGGGAATCTCCGCGCGACTACGAGAGAGTTTGTCGGCGATGGTCTTACGAATGCCTGTGATCGGGATTCGGGTGACGCCCTCCGGCGAGGCAGCAACGGGCGAACCGGCCAAGGCTCGCTCGACGTCCGCGCGGGTAATGACTCCATGGCCGCCGGCGGTATCGATAGACGCCAGATCCAGCCCACCCTGCAACGCCATGCTGCGAACGATCGGGGAGAGCACCTTCGGCGCATGTGAGTGGAAATTCGTAGTCTGGGTCGAGTTTCCGCTCACCTGCGGCGCAGCCGCTCTCTGCTGCGGCGG
This genomic window contains:
- a CDS encoding EAL domain-containing protein, whose product is MGVDRGFDERFSSLTSIFQPIVDSRTGLVVAHEALTRWPAFPDTSPEQIFDIARTMGMVDELDRRCIESAVTTAAQSTPADHAPRTLFVNIEAEAMSSENSSASVRRLSQLLRAGGSQVRPVAEFPERSLLTDPARLLRSADRLRRDGVTIALDDVGADPDSLVLLPLLAPEVIKLDRSLLDDDLPGDKLATLLAVLAYSSRFEVTLIAEGIETERQKDKALAWGADYGQGFHLGRPGPLDASPTSSFPVQPRPPMTRPLTDILDDRATDTTSISLLTSISDHLLDFGMTTTETLTIVVAFREPELCSADMARKLQHLARRHPYVKALDAPRALFTATDGVRHADLVQPSERIGAIAVIGQRFYCALVAAPLDPDAPASPSNEWRYFFSTDPAQVCDSAHTLIVHSSSPTRPGPDLTSGRP
- the lpdA gene encoding dihydrolipoyl dehydrogenase, translating into MSDVDVLILGGGSGGYSCALRAEQLGLTVALVEEDKLGGTCLHRGCIPTKALLHTAEVADAVRGSAHVGVTASFTGVDMPAALGYQRSVVAGLYAGLQGLLKRPGIEIVSGSGQVVGPRTVEVEGRRITGASLVLATGSYSRTIPGIELGPRVLTSDGAMALDRVPESVVVLGGGVIGIEFASIWASFGAKVTVVEALDRIVPGEDEWSSKQSTKALRKRGNDIRTGTKVESVTESPDAVSVSLSSGDTLDADLVLVSVGRGPRTDGLGLAEQGIATERGFVTVDDSLLTTVDGVYAVGDIVAGYQLAHRGFQHGMFVAEHIAGLAPARIDGDLIPRVTYSHPEVASVGLTEKAAEQKYGTVTSVVYDLGGNGKSRVLSTAGGVKVIRARDDGPVVGVHLVGDRVGELIGEAQLAVAWEALPAEVGSFVHAHPTQNEALGEAMMALSGRPLHAHS
- a CDS encoding dihydrolipoamide acetyltransferase family protein translates to MSMQVFLLPDLGEGLTEAEIVEWKVKPGDTVTIDQVVVEVETAKASVEVPCPFEGVVGELHAAEGTSLAVGAPLISITGGAIADTPAAHERYREEERAGSGNVLIGYGTGHGPTGRRKRSAAPPQQRAAAPQVSGNSTQTTNFHSHAPKVLSPIVRSMALQGGLDLASIDTAGGHGVITRADVERALAGSPVAASPEGVTRIPITGIRKTIADKLSRSRAEIPEATVWVDVDATALLQARRDLDASIDGVKVTLLAVLAKLTMIALAKFPELNSTVDTAAGEILRYENVGLGIAAQTDRGLMVPVVPQADKADLKELSERLAELTELARTGSLPAARLSGGTFTLNNYGVFGVDGSAAIINHPEAAILGIGRIIDRPWVVDGQLAVRKVTQLSLAFDHRVCDGGVAGGFLRTVADFVENPVVALGSVR